The following DNA comes from Abditibacteriaceae bacterium.
AAACGCAGCCGCCGTCAGTTTGCGCGCGTGTGCAAATCGTGTTTGCAGGACGGGTCATTCGCCTTCCCTCCGCAGCGGTCGGGCCATTTCGTTCTCGAAGCGCTCGCGCAAGTCACGCAGGACCGCCGTTCGCGTTTCGTAGAAATTGATCTTCGCGTCCATCACGTCCGAATTGGAATCGGGATAGTAGCGTTGCGATTCGGACGTGTTCAGGGATTCGCGAATCAGCATCGACATGGAGTGAACGACCGTATCAACGTCGTTGACGTACAGGTTTGACGGCACTTCGATTTCCTTTCTCAGTGAGCGATGATTATCGCATGATTTCGTACAGCCGATCATGCCGAATGATGTCGGCAAGAGCGAGAACGTCAGACAAGCCGCGATGCTTTTGTTCGAGCTTGCGCCCGCATACCGACTCATAAAGCGCGGTCAGCTTCATGTCCTTTCCCCACGCCTGCCGATACAGTTCGAGCGTACAAAACTGCTTTTCGGGAAACGGCACAAAGGTTCCGTTCCGCTTATTTTCGTGGGACAGGATAGCTTTATCGAAAGGAAGATTGTGCGCAACGGCGCAGGACGCGGCACTGAAAATCGCCGTCAGCTTCTGCGCGCTTTCGTACCATGACGGTTGCCCGGCGAGCATGTCGTTCGTAATGCCGGTGATTTTGGTAATCACGGGCTCGATGGTGACGAGCGGGTCGATCAGGAATTCAAATTCCACCACGACCGAACCGTCTTCGGGGTTCAGGTAGACGCCGCCGAATTCAATCGCCCGGGGTTGCGCTTCGGGCGGCGCGTC
Coding sequences within:
- a CDS encoding 3'-5' exonuclease, which produces MTTWKPILVFDFETTGLTLHPDAPPEAQPRAIEFGGVYLNPEDGSVVVEFEFLIDPLVTIEPVITKITGITNDMLAGQPSWYESAQKLTAIFSAASCAVAHNLPFDKAILSHENKRNGTFVPFPEKQFCTLELYRQAWGKDMKLTALYESVCGRKLEQKHRGLSDVLALADIIRHDRLYEIMR